The Microbacterium limosum genome contains a region encoding:
- a CDS encoding DUF4350 domain-containing protein: MSVSPATATAAAASAPAAPRRRAWGWAAIAGFLVVVGAAGAALSGIGDWAQRDALDPDGAGPEGTRALAELLREGGVEVAVVRERAAALDALDARPSTLVTADSPLLSDDSLTELFSEATDVVLIDPRARAVDLLLPGATAGGYGTGEPVEPGCALGDAQRSGAVVPGRLLTPPAGSTADACYPDGDGYGLLSSARGSGRVSILDARGVLTNEVLAEDGNAALGMNLLGRLPHVVWYVPGDGDADFSPDATLGELTPGWVTPVLALLALTAAAAALARRRLGPLVVERLPVTVRLTETMEGRARLYARGRDHGHAADALRMGATTRWARLLGLGTAAGAHDVADAVAGILGLPREGVRGVLVDRTPQTDAELMQISDALRDIEAALEAATRSNGHDT, encoded by the coding sequence GTGAGCGTCTCTCCCGCGACGGCGACCGCGGCAGCGGCATCCGCCCCGGCGGCGCCCCGGCGGCGCGCATGGGGCTGGGCTGCCATCGCCGGCTTCCTCGTCGTCGTCGGGGCGGCGGGAGCGGCGCTCTCCGGCATCGGCGACTGGGCCCAGCGCGACGCGCTCGACCCCGACGGCGCGGGCCCCGAGGGCACCCGAGCCCTCGCGGAGCTGCTGCGGGAGGGCGGGGTGGAGGTCGCGGTCGTGCGAGAGCGCGCCGCTGCCCTCGACGCGCTGGATGCCCGGCCGTCGACGCTCGTCACCGCCGACTCCCCCCTGCTCTCGGACGACTCGCTCACCGAGCTCTTCTCCGAAGCCACCGACGTCGTGCTGATCGATCCGCGGGCGCGTGCCGTCGACCTCCTGCTCCCCGGCGCGACCGCCGGCGGCTATGGGACCGGCGAACCCGTGGAGCCGGGATGCGCCCTCGGGGATGCGCAACGCTCCGGGGCCGTCGTCCCCGGGCGCCTCCTCACGCCCCCCGCCGGCTCGACGGCGGACGCCTGCTACCCCGACGGCGACGGGTACGGGCTGCTCTCCTCGGCGCGGGGCTCCGGACGCGTCTCGATCCTCGACGCCCGCGGAGTGCTCACGAACGAGGTCCTCGCCGAGGACGGCAATGCAGCGCTCGGCATGAATCTGCTCGGGCGTCTCCCTCACGTCGTCTGGTACGTGCCGGGCGACGGCGACGCGGACTTCTCCCCCGATGCGACACTCGGTGAACTGACCCCGGGATGGGTGACGCCCGTCCTCGCGCTGCTCGCCCTCACGGCGGCGGCCGCGGCCCTCGCCCGCCGGCGGCTGGGCCCCCTCGTCGTCGAGCGGCTGCCGGTCACGGTCCGGCTCACCGAGACGATGGAGGGCCGCGCGCGCCTCTACGCACGGGGACGCGACCACGGCCACGCCGCCGATGCCCTGCGCATGGGCGCGACGACACGCTGGGCGCGCCTGCTCGGCCTGGGCACGGCGGCGGGCGCGCACGACGTCGCGGACGCGGTCGCCGGCATCCTCGGGTTGCCGCGGGAGGGCGTCCGCGGCGTCCTCGTGGACCGCACCCCGCAGACGGATGCCGAGCTCATGCAGATCAGCGACGCGCTGCGCGACATCGAGGCGGCGCTGGAGGCGGCCACCCGCAGCAACGGACACGACACGTGA
- a CDS encoding LpqB family beta-propeller domain-containing protein, translating to MIRARRAVLAALLAVGAIVLSACSGLPTSGPVYPGLVAGDAPEIPDFSFQPDRPQPGASPEQIVEGFVAAATSPAGEWATASLFLAPEFRTEWAPEAGVIVDVPGSRRFSVVTDGVIQMETTTTADVDASGAYYSAEQGEAALSYELAEQEDGEWRITAAPDGIVLDADAFETVYRPYSVMYFDPTWSFLAPDVRWYPARTNIATRIAQAIIEGSPSPWLASSVVSAVPEGVGIARVTSEQGVAQVDLTGNAVEADPVTLGRLLRQLQASLMGTGVAGVELAVDGAPLAVEPAQAQSTAIDSRALALTASGFGFVTDDELEPIPGLSDAIEGLGATAISVGRGEDVAAVAVATGGVVRVDAAAEITTVDTRAGLADPVIDPAGTIWTVPRDQPSALRAAPAEGDPVEITGAFPGVTRVEALQVSRDGTRMAAIVTQGGRDAIVVAGIVRDAEGRPVSLGETRRVTRLEASGIDIAWLDEQTVGVVVGAGQTSAIVSHTVGSVGTVLAAPSDPIAVAAGATSTSARLLTASGELYVRRGSAWQIVTGDVAVLASQMGSG from the coding sequence ATGATCCGCGCACGGCGGGCCGTCCTGGCGGCGCTCCTGGCGGTGGGTGCGATCGTGCTGTCGGCGTGCTCGGGCCTGCCGACGAGCGGTCCGGTGTACCCGGGGCTCGTGGCGGGTGACGCCCCCGAGATCCCCGACTTCTCGTTCCAGCCCGACCGCCCCCAACCGGGCGCGAGCCCCGAGCAGATCGTGGAGGGATTCGTCGCGGCCGCCACCAGCCCCGCGGGTGAATGGGCGACCGCGAGCCTCTTCCTCGCTCCGGAGTTCCGTACCGAGTGGGCTCCCGAGGCCGGCGTCATCGTCGACGTGCCGGGCTCCCGCCGTTTCAGCGTGGTGACCGACGGCGTCATCCAGATGGAGACCACCACGACGGCGGATGTCGACGCGAGCGGCGCCTACTATTCGGCCGAGCAGGGCGAGGCGGCCCTGTCGTACGAGCTGGCCGAGCAGGAGGACGGCGAGTGGCGCATCACCGCGGCACCGGATGGCATCGTGCTCGATGCCGACGCCTTCGAGACCGTCTACCGTCCCTACTCGGTGATGTACTTCGACCCGACCTGGAGCTTCCTGGCGCCGGACGTGCGCTGGTACCCGGCTCGCACCAACATCGCGACCCGCATCGCGCAGGCGATCATCGAGGGCTCGCCGAGCCCGTGGCTGGCGTCCTCGGTGGTCTCCGCCGTGCCCGAGGGGGTGGGCATCGCGCGCGTCACGAGCGAGCAGGGCGTCGCCCAGGTGGACCTCACGGGCAACGCCGTCGAGGCCGACCCCGTGACCCTCGGCCGACTGCTCCGGCAGCTGCAGGCGAGCCTCATGGGCACGGGGGTCGCGGGGGTGGAGCTGGCGGTGGACGGCGCACCCCTGGCCGTCGAGCCCGCCCAGGCGCAGAGCACGGCGATCGATTCCCGCGCGCTCGCCCTCACGGCCTCGGGTTTCGGATTCGTGACCGACGACGAGCTCGAGCCGATCCCCGGGCTCAGCGACGCGATAGAGGGGCTCGGGGCGACGGCGATCTCGGTGGGCCGCGGCGAGGACGTCGCCGCGGTGGCGGTGGCGACGGGCGGGGTCGTGCGCGTGGATGCCGCGGCGGAGATCACCACGGTCGACACGCGCGCGGGGCTGGCCGACCCCGTCATCGATCCGGCGGGCACCATCTGGACGGTTCCCCGCGATCAGCCCTCGGCCCTGCGTGCGGCTCCCGCGGAGGGCGACCCGGTCGAGATCACCGGGGCCTTCCCCGGCGTCACGCGCGTGGAGGCGCTGCAGGTCTCGCGGGACGGCACACGGATGGCCGCGATCGTGACCCAGGGCGGCCGCGACGCGATCGTGGTGGCCGGCATCGTCCGCGACGCGGAGGGCCGGCCGGTCTCGCTCGGCGAGACCCGCCGGGTCACGCGTCTGGAGGCGTCCGGGATCGACATCGCCTGGCTCGATGAGCAGACGGTGGGCGTGGTCGTCGGCGCGGGGCAGACATCGGCCATCGTCTCGCACACGGTCGGGAGTGTGGGCACCGTGCTCGCAGCGCCGAGCGACCCGATCGCGGTGGCGGCGGGGGCCACCTCCACCTCCGCCCGGCTGCTCACGGCCTCGGGCGAGCTGTATGTGCGGCGCGGAAGCGCGTGGCAGATCGTCACGGGCGACGTCGCCGTGCTGGCGTCGCAGATGGGCTCGGGCTGA
- a CDS encoding glycerophosphoryl diester phosphodiesterase membrane domain-containing protein, with product MSTNPTWTPAPRPGIIPLHPLTFGAILGRSFAALRHNPRVLLGFALGVQGLVYLLLIVGVAGIAFLSFSRLDTLQPGSDDFDAVAAGSTLMTALSGLVLGLLAMAMQIVVQAVVVSEVAHAVLAEKLTLGALWRRVRPALGRLIGYAALVFVAIALFVTAVGAAIVFVGTVVAPALAVVLTILAFLAAIPLYLWLSTKLLLVPSTLILEGARIGGAVARSWRLVRGRFWPALGIIVVIGLLFGTISQVVSVPFSLLGGGLTTVFSPTGEPTTGAIVGLVITLGLTYVVTLLIQAVAVVVQATASVLIYIDCRMRHEGLDIDLLGYVEARDAGATHLPDPWTAHVGRPAPPRAAAPTVPGQPSLAYAGPPAPPAVPAPPRPPMPPAPSPGPVERPARSATDWAAPGAEVDGADRSP from the coding sequence GTGAGCACGAATCCTACGTGGACGCCCGCCCCCCGGCCCGGCATCATCCCGCTGCACCCGCTCACGTTCGGAGCCATCCTCGGCCGTTCGTTCGCGGCGCTGCGCCACAATCCGCGCGTGCTGCTCGGGTTCGCCCTCGGCGTGCAGGGCCTGGTCTACCTGCTCCTCATCGTCGGGGTCGCCGGCATCGCCTTCCTGAGCTTCTCGCGCCTGGACACGTTGCAGCCGGGCTCCGACGACTTCGACGCCGTGGCGGCGGGCTCCACACTCATGACGGCGCTGTCGGGCCTCGTGCTGGGGCTGCTCGCGATGGCGATGCAGATCGTCGTCCAGGCGGTCGTCGTGAGCGAGGTCGCTCATGCGGTGCTCGCCGAGAAGCTCACGCTCGGCGCGCTGTGGCGTCGCGTGCGCCCCGCGCTCGGGCGGCTGATCGGCTACGCGGCCCTCGTGTTCGTCGCCATCGCACTCTTCGTCACGGCCGTGGGCGCCGCGATCGTCTTCGTCGGCACCGTCGTCGCGCCGGCGCTCGCGGTCGTGCTCACGATCCTCGCGTTCCTTGCCGCCATCCCGCTCTACCTCTGGCTCTCGACGAAGCTGCTCCTCGTTCCGAGCACGCTCATCCTGGAGGGGGCGCGGATCGGCGGCGCCGTCGCCCGATCGTGGCGGCTCGTGCGCGGCCGGTTCTGGCCGGCGCTCGGCATCATCGTCGTCATCGGGCTGCTCTTCGGCACGATCAGCCAGGTCGTCAGCGTCCCGTTCTCGCTCCTCGGCGGCGGGCTCACGACCGTCTTCTCCCCCACGGGCGAGCCGACCACGGGAGCGATCGTGGGCCTGGTCATCACCCTCGGACTCACGTACGTGGTCACGCTGCTGATCCAGGCGGTCGCGGTCGTCGTGCAGGCCACGGCATCCGTGCTCATCTATATCGACTGCCGCATGCGACACGAGGGGCTCGACATCGATCTGCTGGGCTACGTCGAGGCGCGCGATGCCGGCGCGACGCACCTGCCCGACCCCTGGACCGCGCACGTGGGCAGGCCCGCCCCGCCCCGCGCCGCGGCGCCCACGGTTCCCGGCCAGCCCTCGCTCGCATACGCCGGGCCGCCGGCCCCTCCCGCGGTGCCCGCGCCGCCTCGCCCGCCGATGCCGCCCGCCCCGTCCCCGGGTCCCGTCGAACGCCCCGCCCGCTCCGCCACGGACTGGGCGGCACCGGGCGCCGAGGTGGACGGAGCGGACCGGTCGCCGTGA
- the hpf gene encoding ribosome hibernation-promoting factor, HPF/YfiA family — MDTNIVGVGVGVSDRFRSVVEEKVARIEHLAPRAQSLDVKVTHRAYRNGRIPDDTVELTLVGKGPVVRAEATDGDKFVALDLAIDKLCEQLRRAKDKRVDARNHPRGAHFEKGSGSLEGIDVQPASVEMIRAVATGEVPVVGDGEPEEDYTPVVIRVKKFGAEWMTVEEAVDRMELVGHDFFLFIDARTDHPSVVYRRKGWDYGVISLEAAAPPQEALAS; from the coding sequence ATGGACACCAACATCGTCGGCGTGGGTGTGGGCGTCAGCGACCGTTTCCGGTCGGTGGTCGAGGAGAAGGTGGCACGGATCGAGCACCTCGCTCCCCGTGCGCAGTCCCTCGACGTCAAGGTGACGCACCGTGCGTACCGCAATGGGCGCATTCCCGATGACACGGTCGAACTCACGCTCGTCGGCAAGGGCCCCGTGGTCCGCGCCGAGGCCACCGACGGCGACAAGTTCGTCGCCCTCGATCTCGCGATCGACAAGCTCTGCGAGCAGCTGCGACGTGCGAAGGACAAGCGCGTCGACGCGCGCAACCACCCGCGCGGCGCCCACTTCGAGAAGGGGAGCGGGTCGCTCGAGGGCATCGACGTGCAGCCCGCCTCGGTCGAGATGATCCGCGCCGTCGCCACCGGCGAGGTTCCCGTCGTGGGCGACGGCGAGCCGGAGGAGGACTACACCCCGGTCGTCATCCGGGTGAAGAAGTTCGGCGCAGAATGGATGACCGTCGAGGAGGCCGTCGATCGCATGGAGCTCGTCGGCCACGACTTCTTCCTCTTCATCGATGCGCGCACGGATCATCCGAGCGTCGTCTACCGCCGCAAGGGCTGGGACTACGGAGTGATCTCCCTCGAGGCCGCCGCGCCCCCGCAGGAGGCCCTCGCCTCCTGA
- the mtrA gene encoding MtrAB system response regulator MtrA, with protein MTSRILVVDDDTALAEMIGIVLRTEGFEPAFCADGAAAVDTFRAERPDLILLDLMLPGMDGIEVCTRVRAESGVPIIMLTARTDTADVVRGLESGADDYIVKPFNPKELVARIRTRLRPAPEVASAALRIGDLTVDVTAHEVRRGDEIIALTPLEFELLVALAAKPQQVFSREMLLEQVWGYHYKADTRLVNVHVQRLRAKIEQDPDNPRIVTTVRGVGYRAGAVD; from the coding sequence ATGACATCACGCATCCTGGTCGTCGACGATGACACCGCTCTGGCCGAGATGATCGGCATCGTGCTGCGCACGGAGGGCTTCGAGCCGGCCTTCTGCGCCGACGGGGCGGCCGCTGTGGACACCTTCCGCGCTGAGCGCCCCGACCTCATCCTGCTCGACCTCATGCTGCCGGGAATGGACGGCATCGAGGTCTGCACGCGCGTGCGCGCCGAGTCGGGGGTCCCGATCATCATGCTCACGGCGCGCACCGACACCGCCGACGTGGTGCGCGGCCTGGAATCGGGTGCCGACGACTACATCGTGAAGCCGTTCAACCCGAAGGAGCTCGTCGCCCGCATCCGCACCCGTCTGCGCCCGGCGCCCGAAGTCGCCTCGGCGGCGCTGCGCATCGGGGACCTCACCGTCGACGTCACCGCGCACGAGGTGCGCCGGGGGGACGAGATCATCGCCCTGACCCCGCTGGAGTTCGAGCTGCTCGTGGCCCTTGCGGCAAAGCCGCAGCAGGTCTTCTCGCGCGAGATGCTCCTCGAGCAGGTGTGGGGCTACCACTACAAGGCCGACACCCGCCTCGTGAACGTGCACGTGCAGCGGCTGCGGGCGAAGATCGAGCAGGATCCCGACAACCCCCGGATCGTCACGACGGTGCGCGGCGTGGGCTACCGCGCCGGCGCCGTCGACTGA
- the mtrB gene encoding MtrAB system histidine kinase MtrB: protein MSVRERGADPAPATGTARTAVAFSWRHPATWLEGSTSLWRTSLRFRTLLITLALTALVIMVACVWMALAIQNDLFQSRLNQVLSSSQRASAVAQETLDAAVPQGDRVRLQNLMTQSLREIAQQSASDRIALIRVDTAPSSIAPQNVSSGGLTAALISAGLRERVQAGETTQWWQSVPLTDAAGRTVPGIVVGQQIDFPDVGAYELYLAYDLAAASQTLGFVQGTLWIVGLGLVVLIGAIAWFVLRSVSTPITEAADTSARLAAGDLAVRVPVRGEDELATLGRSFNAMADSIQTQIRELADLSLVQQRFVSDVSHELRTPLTTIRLASDMINDQRDAFDPATARAAELLHAQVQRFETLLTDLLEISRYDAGSVQLEWEPTSLAHLAEDVIASMQQLADQHGSDVRLVAPGGYSPVEMDARRVRRIVRNLLGNAIEHGEGRPIVVTVDSNSSAVAIGVRDFGLGMSPADVERVFDRFWRADPSRKRSIGGTGLGLSIALGDARLHGGSLAVWSSLGRGSHFVLTLPRQEGAPIEASPLRLDGEDDGTAFDTLGVTQPIDVAEGGRT from the coding sequence ATGTCGGTGCGCGAGCGCGGAGCCGACCCCGCGCCCGCGACGGGGACCGCCCGGACGGCGGTCGCGTTCTCGTGGCGACATCCCGCCACGTGGCTCGAGGGCAGCACGTCGCTGTGGCGCACGTCCCTGCGGTTCCGCACGCTGCTGATCACCCTCGCGCTGACGGCGCTGGTCATCATGGTGGCGTGCGTGTGGATGGCGCTGGCCATCCAGAACGACCTCTTCCAGTCGCGCCTGAACCAGGTGCTCTCGAGCTCGCAGCGAGCGAGCGCCGTCGCCCAGGAGACGCTCGATGCCGCCGTCCCGCAGGGCGATCGGGTGCGCCTGCAGAACCTCATGACCCAGAGCCTCCGGGAGATCGCGCAGCAGTCGGCGAGCGATCGCATCGCGCTCATCCGCGTGGACACCGCGCCCTCGTCGATCGCGCCGCAGAACGTCAGCTCGGGAGGGCTGACCGCCGCCCTCATCTCGGCGGGCCTGCGCGAGCGCGTCCAGGCGGGGGAGACGACTCAGTGGTGGCAGTCGGTGCCGTTGACGGATGCCGCGGGCCGCACCGTGCCGGGAATCGTCGTCGGCCAGCAGATCGACTTCCCCGACGTGGGCGCGTACGAGCTCTACCTCGCGTACGATCTCGCCGCCGCCTCGCAGACGCTCGGGTTCGTGCAGGGGACGCTCTGGATCGTGGGGCTCGGGCTCGTCGTCCTGATCGGGGCGATCGCCTGGTTCGTCCTGCGCTCGGTGTCGACGCCCATCACGGAGGCCGCCGACACGAGCGCGCGCCTGGCCGCCGGCGACCTCGCGGTGCGCGTGCCGGTGCGGGGCGAGGACGAGCTCGCCACGCTCGGGCGCTCCTTCAACGCGATGGCCGACAGCATCCAGACGCAGATCCGGGAGCTCGCCGATCTCTCCCTCGTGCAGCAGCGCTTCGTCTCCGACGTCTCGCACGAGCTGCGTACGCCGCTGACGACGATCCGCCTCGCGTCCGACATGATCAACGACCAGCGCGACGCGTTCGACCCCGCGACGGCCCGCGCAGCGGAACTGCTGCACGCCCAGGTGCAGCGATTCGAGACGCTCCTCACCGACCTGCTCGAGATCAGCCGCTACGACGCGGGCTCGGTGCAGCTGGAGTGGGAGCCGACGAGCCTCGCGCACCTCGCGGAGGACGTCATCGCGTCGATGCAGCAGCTCGCCGACCAGCACGGCAGCGACGTCCGCCTCGTGGCGCCCGGCGGATACTCCCCGGTGGAGATGGATGCCCGCCGTGTGCGCCGCATCGTGCGGAACCTGCTCGGCAACGCGATCGAGCACGGGGAGGGGCGACCGATCGTCGTGACCGTCGACAGCAACTCCTCGGCGGTCGCGATCGGCGTGCGGGACTTCGGGCTGGGGATGTCGCCGGCCGACGTGGAGCGCGTATTCGACCGGTTCTGGCGTGCCGATCCATCCCGCAAGCGCTCGATCGGCGGAACCGGCCTCGGCCTGTCGATCGCGCTCGGCGACGCGCGCCTTCACGGCGGCTCCCTCGCGGTCTGGAGCTCGCTCGGACGCGGGTCCCACTTCGTGCTCACGCTTCCCCGCCAGGAGGGCGCTCCGATCGAGGCATCGCCGCTGCGCCTCGACGGAGAAGACGACGGCACGGCGTTCGACACCCTCGGAGTGACGCAGCCGATCGACGTCGCGGAAGGGGGGCGCACATGA
- a CDS encoding ComF family protein, whose product MGALDEAVRSFRRAAADLADLLAPVACAGCGGDGGPLCGGCAPRLAAAPRSTHVGGLTVWSGLEYSGEAARVIRALKDGSPALARIVAPALAAALSACAREREGSVALVAVPVPERARSLRTRGYRVVERVMRAAGVRPRRLLRLTRQTADQRGLDRRERAVNQALSMRAAGVAGRRVIVVDDVITTGATLREAARAVAAAGGEVVAAATIAATPRRRADRGDTRSFRA is encoded by the coding sequence ATGGGGGCTCTCGACGAGGCGGTGCGCAGCTTCCGACGCGCGGCGGCCGACCTCGCCGACCTCCTTGCCCCCGTGGCGTGCGCCGGGTGCGGGGGCGACGGCGGCCCCCTGTGCGGCGGGTGCGCTCCGCGCCTTGCAGCGGCACCCCGCTCGACGCACGTGGGCGGCCTGACCGTCTGGAGCGGTCTGGAGTACTCCGGTGAGGCGGCGCGGGTGATCCGCGCCCTCAAGGACGGCAGTCCCGCCCTCGCGCGCATCGTGGCACCGGCGCTGGCCGCCGCACTGTCTGCCTGTGCGCGCGAGAGGGAGGGGTCCGTCGCGCTGGTCGCCGTCCCCGTCCCGGAGCGCGCACGGAGCCTGCGCACACGCGGGTACCGCGTCGTCGAACGGGTGATGCGCGCGGCGGGCGTGAGACCCCGTCGCCTGCTGCGCCTGACCCGTCAGACCGCCGACCAGCGCGGCCTCGACCGCCGCGAGCGCGCCGTCAATCAGGCGCTGAGCATGCGGGCCGCGGGCGTGGCGGGCCGGCGCGTGATCGTCGTGGACGACGTGATCACGACGGGGGCGACGCTGCGCGAGGCGGCCCGGGCCGTCGCGGCCGCCGGCGGCGAGGTGGTCGCGGCGGCGACCATCGCGGCCACGCCCCGGCGACGCGCCGATCGGGGCGACACGCGCTCATTCCGTGCGTGA
- a CDS encoding MoxR family ATPase, with translation MTDDALREAMNRVRGEVGKAVVGQDGAVTGLLIALLARGHVLLEGVPGVAKTLLVRSFSQALGLRTARIQFTPDLMPGDVSGSLVYDARSGEFEFREGPVFTQVLLADEINRTPPKTQSALLEAMEERQVSADGVTRPLPDPFLVAATQNPIEHEGTYSLPEAQLDRFLLKLVIDVPGRDAEVDVLRRHAGGFSPRDLAGAGLESAVGVEEIHAAQRAAASVDVSDDLLAYVVDLARATRSAPSVQLGVSPRASTALLAAAKAWGWLGGYRAITPDHVQTMLVPVWRHRLRLRPEAEIEGVSADAVLRSVLAQTRVPI, from the coding sequence ATGACGGACGACGCGCTTCGCGAGGCGATGAACCGGGTTCGCGGCGAGGTCGGCAAGGCAGTCGTGGGCCAGGACGGCGCCGTGACGGGCCTGCTGATCGCCCTGCTGGCCCGGGGGCACGTGCTGCTGGAGGGCGTCCCCGGTGTCGCCAAGACCCTGCTCGTGCGCTCGTTCAGCCAGGCCCTGGGCCTTCGGACGGCGCGCATCCAGTTCACGCCCGACCTGATGCCCGGCGACGTGTCCGGCTCCCTCGTGTACGACGCGCGCTCCGGCGAGTTCGAGTTCCGGGAGGGACCGGTCTTCACGCAGGTGCTGCTGGCCGACGAGATCAACCGGACTCCCCCGAAGACGCAGTCCGCACTGCTCGAGGCGATGGAGGAGCGGCAGGTCTCGGCGGACGGCGTCACGCGACCGCTTCCGGACCCCTTCCTCGTGGCCGCGACGCAGAACCCGATCGAGCACGAGGGCACCTACTCCCTTCCCGAGGCGCAGCTGGACCGCTTCCTCCTCAAGCTCGTCATCGACGTGCCCGGCCGCGATGCCGAGGTCGACGTGCTCCGCCGCCACGCCGGCGGCTTCTCGCCGCGCGATCTCGCCGGGGCGGGCCTCGAGTCCGCCGTGGGGGTCGAGGAGATCCACGCCGCCCAGCGCGCCGCGGCATCCGTCGACGTGTCGGACGACCTGCTCGCCTACGTGGTCGACCTCGCCCGCGCGACGCGCTCCGCACCCTCGGTCCAGCTCGGCGTGAGCCCGCGGGCGTCGACGGCTCTGCTCGCCGCCGCGAAGGCGTGGGGGTGGCTCGGCGGGTACCGCGCGATCACGCCCGACCACGTCCAGACGATGCTCGTGCCGGTGTGGCGTCATCGCTTGCGCCTGCGACCGGAGGCGGAGATCGAGGGCGTCTCGGCGGATGCCGTGCTGCGGTCCGTGCTCGCGCAGACGCGCGTTCCGATCTGA
- a CDS encoding DUF4129 domain-containing protein, protein MTMLPFEPPLTPDGDEARRLAESELADPVYAAAQPTPLDRIAQAAGDLLDSLFGSAAPPGLGPALLVAAAVVIVGLVVVAFVVWGRPRSIRRESAPPGLLFDDDDGRDAAALRRDAAAAAARAEHGSASILRFRAIARGLQERGVVDLPPGATVHAFARGAATAFPAHGERLDAAADEFDAVRYLGSPGSAEGYERIAALDDDLAAARPARAEGAGAR, encoded by the coding sequence GTGACGATGCTGCCCTTCGAGCCGCCGCTGACCCCCGACGGCGACGAGGCCAGGCGCCTCGCCGAGAGCGAGCTCGCCGATCCGGTGTATGCCGCGGCGCAGCCGACGCCGCTCGACCGCATCGCCCAGGCGGCCGGCGATCTCCTCGACTCGCTGTTCGGCTCGGCGGCGCCCCCCGGACTCGGTCCCGCCCTCCTCGTCGCCGCCGCGGTCGTCATCGTCGGACTCGTCGTCGTCGCCTTCGTCGTGTGGGGACGACCACGATCGATCCGCCGCGAGAGCGCCCCGCCCGGTCTGCTGTTCGACGACGACGACGGCAGGGATGCCGCGGCGCTGCGTCGGGATGCCGCGGCGGCCGCCGCCCGCGCGGAGCACGGATCCGCCAGCATCCTCCGCTTCCGCGCCATCGCCCGCGGCCTGCAGGAGCGGGGCGTCGTCGACCTGCCCCCCGGCGCGACCGTGCACGCGTTCGCTCGAGGCGCCGCCACCGCCTTCCCCGCGCACGGCGAGCGCCTCGACGCAGCCGCCGACGAGTTCGACGCCGTCCGCTATCTCGGATCCCCCGGGTCGGCCGAGGGGTACGAGCGGATCGCGGCGCTCGACGACGACCTCGCTGCCGCGCGGCCGGCACGTGCAGAGGGAGCGGGGGCTCGGTGA